The following coding sequences lie in one Kribbella sp. NBC_00709 genomic window:
- a CDS encoding amidohydrolase family protein, whose product MTTAEPLVAGRPVLLRGGTVLTMDDQHTIVDNGDVLVVDDQIAAVGPALEVPENTQVIDATGGIVMPGMIDTHRHMWQTAMRAYGADWTLTQYFVWYYLEHGKTFRPEDIRAGNLTSAWESLEAGVTTTVDWSHGLQSVDHAEAAVDALRAVPGRFVLAYGNIQAGPWEWTADPAVRSFLERLRDDSQLGLQLAFDVTGDPAFPERAAFEVARELGLGVTTHAGVWGATNDNGLKLMHENGFMTPQNIYVHAATLTTDSYQRIAATGGSISVSTESEQSAGQGYPPTWQVRRHDIPVSLSMDTSVWWSGDLFSAMRSTLGADRAREHLEAHMKGATVTHSHLRAEHVVDWATRGGAKALGRDDLGSLEPGKKADVILIKNDASPVSFPLINPYGQVAFQAQRGDVHTVIVDGRVVKSEHRLVGCDLAAVRRDVEATVDYLRSTLGEEAWRNGMNPELPKGEVLDNPYQYTDYKSDSTREARGTIFGEP is encoded by the coding sequence ATGACCACTGCCGAACCACTGGTCGCCGGCCGTCCGGTGCTGCTGCGCGGCGGGACCGTACTGACCATGGACGACCAGCACACGATCGTCGACAACGGCGACGTGCTGGTTGTCGACGATCAGATCGCCGCCGTCGGGCCGGCGCTCGAAGTCCCCGAGAATACCCAGGTCATCGACGCGACCGGCGGCATCGTGATGCCGGGGATGATCGACACCCACCGGCACATGTGGCAGACCGCGATGCGCGCGTACGGCGCCGACTGGACGCTGACGCAGTACTTCGTCTGGTACTACCTCGAGCACGGCAAGACGTTCCGGCCGGAGGACATCCGCGCCGGCAACCTGACGTCGGCCTGGGAGTCGCTCGAGGCCGGTGTCACCACGACCGTCGACTGGTCGCACGGGCTGCAGAGCGTCGACCACGCCGAGGCGGCGGTGGACGCGTTGCGCGCCGTACCCGGGCGGTTTGTTCTTGCCTACGGCAACATTCAGGCCGGCCCGTGGGAGTGGACCGCGGATCCGGCGGTGCGGTCGTTCCTCGAGCGGTTGCGGGACGACTCGCAGCTCGGTCTGCAGCTGGCCTTCGACGTCACCGGCGATCCGGCGTTCCCGGAGCGGGCCGCCTTCGAGGTGGCGCGGGAGCTCGGGCTCGGCGTGACCACGCACGCGGGGGTGTGGGGCGCGACGAACGACAACGGTCTCAAGTTGATGCACGAGAACGGTTTCATGACGCCGCAGAACATCTACGTCCACGCGGCCACCCTGACCACCGACTCGTACCAGCGGATCGCCGCGACCGGCGGTTCGATCTCGGTCTCGACCGAGTCCGAGCAGAGCGCCGGCCAGGGCTACCCGCCGACCTGGCAGGTACGCCGGCACGACATCCCGGTGTCGCTGTCGATGGACACCAGCGTGTGGTGGAGCGGCGACCTGTTCAGCGCGATGCGGTCCACACTCGGCGCCGACCGGGCCCGCGAACACCTCGAGGCGCACATGAAGGGCGCCACCGTGACCCACAGCCACCTACGCGCCGAGCATGTCGTCGACTGGGCGACCCGCGGCGGCGCGAAGGCACTCGGCCGCGACGACCTCGGCAGCCTCGAACCGGGCAAGAAGGCCGACGTCATCCTGATCAAGAACGACGCCTCGCCGGTGTCGTTCCCGCTGATCAACCCGTACGGCCAGGTCGCGTTCCAGGCCCAGCGCGGCGACGTGCACACGGTGATCGTCGACGGCCGGGTGGTGAAGTCCGAGCATCGACTGGTCGGCTGCGACCTCGCCGCCGTACGGCGCGACGTCGAGGCGACCGTCGACTACCTGCGTTCGACCCTCGGCGAGGAGGCCTGGCGGAACGGGATGAACCCGGAGCTGCCCAAGGGCGAGGTGCTCGACAACCCGTACCAGTACACCGACTACAAGTCCGACTCGACCCGCGAGGCGCGCGGGACGATCTTCGGCGAGCCGTAG
- a CDS encoding serine hydrolase domain-containing protein, which yields MWTAAGFEDVAEAFERNFTERGELGAAFAAYHQGRLVIDLWGGTANPETGRAWDGDTIHLMFSGTKGLTSACVLLLVQRGQLSLDDPLSRYWPEFGAEGKDRVTIAEVLSHQARLPWVDAGYADLLDHDVMAAHLAAQAPASDPRAGFMYHAVTWGWLLDELVRRVDGRTVRQFFADEFAVPLGLEVWIGLPEELHWRAATMVAPEGVLVDGPWTELNRPNPLWVPGSEKIWNSDEYRSAGLAAVGGYATARGMARFYASLLGEVDGVRVLEPETVELGRRELRRGVEPTWGSPMAYGAGFELQTGDGPADAFGHPGAGGSRHGAWPSRETAYSYLMNEVRVGPDERSLSLLGALSRGSRATDR from the coding sequence ATGTGGACAGCGGCAGGATTCGAGGACGTGGCCGAGGCCTTCGAGCGGAACTTCACCGAGCGGGGCGAGCTGGGTGCGGCGTTCGCGGCGTACCACCAGGGCAGGCTGGTGATCGACCTGTGGGGCGGGACCGCCAACCCGGAGACGGGCCGGGCGTGGGACGGCGACACGATCCATCTCATGTTCTCCGGGACCAAGGGCCTCACCAGTGCGTGCGTCCTGTTGCTGGTGCAGCGCGGTCAGCTGTCGCTGGACGACCCATTGAGCCGCTACTGGCCCGAATTCGGTGCCGAGGGCAAGGATCGGGTCACGATCGCCGAGGTGTTGTCCCACCAGGCCCGCCTGCCCTGGGTTGACGCGGGGTACGCCGACCTGCTCGACCATGACGTGATGGCGGCGCATCTGGCCGCGCAGGCGCCGGCGTCCGATCCGCGCGCCGGGTTCATGTACCACGCGGTGACTTGGGGCTGGCTGCTCGACGAGCTGGTACGGCGGGTCGACGGCCGCACCGTGAGGCAGTTCTTCGCGGACGAGTTCGCCGTACCGCTGGGGCTCGAGGTGTGGATCGGGCTGCCTGAGGAGCTGCACTGGCGGGCGGCGACGATGGTCGCGCCGGAGGGCGTGCTCGTCGACGGGCCCTGGACGGAGTTGAACCGGCCGAATCCTCTCTGGGTGCCGGGCTCGGAGAAGATCTGGAACAGCGACGAGTACCGCAGCGCCGGATTGGCGGCTGTCGGTGGTTATGCGACGGCGCGCGGGATGGCGCGGTTCTACGCGTCGCTGCTCGGCGAGGTGGACGGCGTCCGCGTCCTCGAGCCGGAGACGGTCGAGCTCGGCCGCCGCGAGCTCCGGCGTGGGGTCGAGCCGACGTGGGGGAGTCCGATGGCTTACGGCGCCGGCTTCGAGTTGCAGACCGGCGACGGCCCGGCCGACGCGTTCGGTCACCCGGGAGCCGGCGGCTCGCGGCACGGCGCTTGGCCGAGCCGCGAGACCGCGTACTCCTACCTGATGAACGAGGTGCGCGTTGGACCGGACGAACGCTCGCTCAGTCTGCTAGGAGCGCTCAGCCGAGGTAGTCGCGCCACGGACCGGTGA
- a CDS encoding CHAT domain-containing protein, which produces MSTPGGSAEAVENLLPLALSRPHDAIASARTVLARDPLAVDASIAHQAWGISLRQLGDVTSAVRELRTALRLAEQSGRSEREADVLATLGATLGRAGRSREGLARLDRAVELSRGALTGRVLVRRADVLLVLGRHREALDDLRLAIARLRRSGDQVWEARSRNYRGFIQLALGGTKRADADFAVAEKLYAATGQEFEYAEARQNRGLVAYSRGDLPSALRYLDEAGRRFAAVGVAWPDLAIDRCGVLLAAGLSAEALAEMDQAIAQMEAEGGTATKRGELWFAAATAALAAGDPQAAQERADRARRLFSAQRREWWSVRSSMVQLESRYQSGERGGPLLRRVSAVARRLDALGASEASAAHLLAGRLALAGGRARTADRELELAGQHNKDAPPMARSAGWLGKALRAEARADVRGMLLACGRGLDALDEHRLTMGATELRALATGQGAELAELALRDALRRDDPRRLLSWGERWRATALGVPPVRSSDDEQLGADLAALRDVVRRLDAAPDPSLDKERRRLEKAVRDRALRAQGGASGGGASRFDVDALVDALGETVLVELIEVDGALHAVVVRDGRITRHEVGPMARAAVEVERSRFRLRWLSHARPPGRPQGGAPAGSRGRAQVYSGPSLEVLGQRLGDAILGGAQERLGDRAVVMVPPSRLQALPWGLVPALAERAVNVVPSAATWLRARRLRPPADRRVVLVLGPGLSAGRTEVMRLAEKYPDATVLADGDATAEKVLRELDGAWLAHIAAHGTFRADSPLFSSLRLDDGPLTVYDFERLRRAPYRMVLSSCDSGLAKPVGADELLGLSSSLIPLGAAGILASVVPVNDPATAPLMLALHDNLQAGQSLATAFAGAQAEARGDPVTIAAARSFVALGA; this is translated from the coding sequence GTGTCGACGCCCGGGGGGAGTGCCGAGGCAGTGGAAAATCTGCTGCCGCTCGCTTTGTCGCGTCCGCACGACGCGATCGCTTCCGCGCGCACTGTGCTGGCGAGGGACCCGTTGGCGGTCGATGCGTCGATCGCGCATCAGGCCTGGGGCATCAGTCTGCGGCAGCTCGGCGACGTCACCTCGGCGGTTCGCGAGTTGCGGACCGCGCTGCGGCTCGCGGAGCAGTCCGGGCGTTCGGAGCGCGAGGCGGATGTCCTTGCCACATTGGGCGCAACGCTCGGCCGGGCAGGCCGGAGTCGCGAAGGTCTGGCGCGGCTCGATCGTGCGGTCGAGCTCAGTCGTGGCGCCCTCACCGGGCGCGTGTTGGTCCGGCGAGCCGACGTACTGCTGGTGCTCGGTCGGCATCGCGAAGCGCTGGACGACTTGCGCCTGGCAATCGCCCGGCTGCGGCGATCCGGCGATCAAGTCTGGGAGGCGCGGTCGCGCAACTATCGCGGATTCATCCAGCTCGCGTTGGGCGGGACGAAGCGCGCGGATGCGGATTTCGCGGTCGCCGAGAAGTTGTACGCGGCGACCGGTCAGGAGTTCGAGTACGCCGAAGCGCGACAGAATCGCGGATTGGTCGCGTACTCGCGCGGCGATCTGCCGTCGGCCCTGCGCTATCTGGACGAAGCGGGACGACGCTTCGCCGCGGTCGGGGTCGCCTGGCCGGACCTCGCGATCGACCGCTGCGGCGTACTGCTCGCCGCCGGGCTGAGCGCCGAGGCGCTGGCAGAGATGGATCAGGCGATCGCCCAGATGGAAGCAGAGGGCGGTACGGCGACCAAGCGCGGCGAGCTGTGGTTCGCGGCGGCGACGGCCGCGCTGGCGGCGGGGGATCCGCAGGCCGCCCAGGAGCGGGCCGATCGCGCGCGGCGGTTGTTCTCCGCGCAGCGCCGGGAGTGGTGGTCGGTGCGTTCGTCGATGGTGCAGTTGGAGTCTCGGTATCAGTCCGGCGAGCGTGGTGGGCCGTTGCTGCGGCGGGTGAGTGCGGTGGCCCGTCGGCTGGACGCGTTGGGTGCGTCCGAAGCGTCGGCGGCGCATCTGCTGGCCGGTCGGCTCGCGTTGGCCGGCGGGCGGGCGCGGACCGCGGATCGTGAGCTGGAGCTCGCCGGCCAGCACAACAAGGACGCGCCGCCGATGGCTCGGAGCGCGGGCTGGCTGGGGAAGGCGCTGCGGGCGGAGGCTCGGGCCGACGTCCGCGGGATGTTGCTGGCGTGCGGTCGGGGGCTGGACGCGTTGGACGAGCATCGGCTGACGATGGGGGCGACCGAGCTCCGTGCATTGGCGACCGGTCAGGGTGCGGAGCTGGCCGAGCTGGCGCTCCGGGATGCGCTGCGGCGGGACGATCCGCGCCGGCTGCTGAGCTGGGGCGAGCGGTGGCGGGCGACTGCGTTGGGTGTCCCGCCGGTCCGGTCGTCGGACGACGAGCAGCTCGGCGCTGACCTGGCGGCGTTGCGGGACGTCGTACGGCGGTTGGATGCGGCGCCTGATCCTTCGTTGGACAAGGAACGCCGGCGGCTGGAGAAGGCCGTTCGGGATCGGGCGTTGCGGGCGCAGGGTGGTGCGTCAGGTGGTGGGGCGTCGCGGTTCGATGTCGATGCCTTGGTCGACGCGTTGGGCGAGACGGTCCTCGTCGAGCTGATCGAGGTCGATGGTGCGCTGCATGCGGTCGTGGTGCGGGACGGGCGGATCACCCGGCACGAGGTCGGCCCGATGGCACGCGCAGCCGTCGAAGTCGAGCGATCACGTTTCAGGCTGCGCTGGCTCTCCCACGCCCGGCCCCCCGGTCGCCCGCAGGGCGGCGCACCGGCTGGTTCGCGGGGCCGGGCGCAGGTGTACAGCGGGCCGTCGCTCGAGGTGCTCGGGCAGCGGTTGGGCGACGCGATTCTCGGAGGCGCGCAGGAGCGGCTGGGGGATCGGGCGGTGGTGATGGTGCCGCCGAGCCGGCTGCAGGCGTTGCCGTGGGGACTGGTGCCGGCGTTGGCCGAGCGTGCCGTCAACGTGGTGCCGTCGGCAGCGACCTGGTTGCGGGCGCGGCGGTTGCGACCGCCGGCCGATCGGCGCGTGGTGCTGGTGCTCGGGCCGGGGTTGTCGGCCGGTCGGACCGAGGTCATGCGGTTGGCCGAGAAGTACCCGGACGCCACCGTGCTCGCCGACGGCGATGCGACCGCGGAGAAGGTACTGCGGGAGCTCGACGGGGCGTGGCTCGCACACATCGCGGCGCACGGGACGTTCCGCGCGGACAGTCCGCTGTTCTCGTCGTTGCGGCTCGACGACGGACCGCTGACCGTGTACGACTTCGAGCGGCTGCGCAGAGCGCCGTACCGGATGGTGTTGTCGAGTTGCGACTCGGGGCTGGCGAAGCCGGTCGGCGCGGACGAGCTGCTCGGGTTGAGCAGCAGTCTGATCCCGCTGGGCGCGGCGGGGATCCTGGCGAGCGTCGTACCGGTGAACGATCCGGCGACCGCGCCGCTGATGCTCGCGTTGCACGACAACCTGCAGGCCGGTCAGTCGCTGGCGACCGCGTTCGCCGGTGCACAGGCCGAGGCACGTGGTGATCCGGTCACCATCGCGGCGGCACGATCGTTCGTCGCGCTCGGCGCTTAG
- a CDS encoding IclR family transcriptional regulator domain-containing protein: protein MAGRGAGPDFVESLARGLDVLACFDAGHRTMSLSEVATAAGLARPTARRLLLTLEELGFVRTTDGAFQLTPKVLTLGMAYVGSLGLWDIARPHLESLVARTGESSSMAQLDGSDIVYVARVSVPKLIALRVDIGTRFPAAQTSQGKVLLSALSPDELADVLALPSRAGLPPYIGRTAEQLRDELTEIRARGWALADEELAPGVRSVAAPVRDGTGTVRAAMNVTVHAAETTVDTLLHGHLPFLLRTAGDVSAEWALWQSRPHVEVEQRHQTTA, encoded by the coding sequence ATGGCAGGGCGTGGCGCGGGTCCGGATTTCGTCGAGTCGCTGGCGCGCGGGCTGGACGTGCTCGCCTGCTTCGACGCCGGCCACCGGACCATGTCACTGAGCGAGGTCGCGACCGCGGCCGGCCTGGCCCGGCCGACCGCACGCCGCCTCCTGCTCACCCTGGAGGAGCTCGGCTTCGTCCGCACCACCGACGGCGCCTTCCAGCTCACCCCGAAGGTCCTGACGCTCGGGATGGCGTACGTCGGTTCGCTCGGACTGTGGGACATCGCCAGACCGCATCTCGAGTCGCTCGTCGCCCGGACCGGCGAATCGTCGTCGATGGCGCAGCTCGACGGCTCGGACATCGTCTACGTTGCCCGGGTGTCGGTGCCGAAGTTGATCGCGCTCCGGGTCGACATCGGCACCCGGTTCCCGGCCGCGCAGACCTCACAAGGCAAGGTGCTGCTCTCGGCCCTCTCCCCCGACGAGCTGGCCGACGTGCTCGCGTTGCCGAGTCGCGCCGGCCTTCCGCCGTACATCGGCCGGACCGCGGAGCAGCTGCGCGACGAGCTCACCGAGATCCGCGCCCGCGGATGGGCACTGGCCGACGAGGAGCTGGCGCCCGGCGTTCGTTCCGTCGCGGCACCGGTCCGCGACGGAACCGGCACGGTCCGGGCCGCTATGAACGTGACCGTCCACGCCGCCGAGACCACGGTCGACACACTGCTGCACGGCCATCTGCCGTTCCTGCTGCGTACTGCGGGCGACGTCAGCGCGGAGTGGGCGCTCTGGCAATCTCGTCCGCACGTCGAGGTCGAGCAACGGCATCAGACGACTGCTTGA
- a CDS encoding S8 family peptidase: protein MADQTGDRKYVAQIELILAAYGRDVEVAPEDWEKRPDGAEYLYRTGVVLVRDEDLTRVTELFQGGRPAEGGIGGVTRLLLPDKVPPEAPEDRSPTQRFLKYADLRLGRGVVTPEHLFYVDPSVSPCPATEPEEVAAGISPDPMVPAPFPSAGNADGSGVKVVVLDVGWSDAPAAYWLNGVTGDPENAFDGSGHIRPYAGHGTFIAGVMRAIARNVEIVVKSYFTTAGAMWEFDLAAALDEVLDLAPDIISLSAGTRTRFDLPPLGLDVFVQTRLNRVNGLTLVAAAGNEATRDYFWPAAFPETVGVGALAENGRDRASFSNFGGWVDVYAPGENLVNAFLTGDYECTEPPNTGQLRSFAGMARWSGTSFATPLVAGLIAGRMSVTGESAKQAADALLAFALTQPEPGVGPVLRAGDAITSIG from the coding sequence ATGGCGGATCAAACGGGCGACAGAAAATACGTCGCTCAGATCGAACTGATTCTGGCCGCGTACGGGCGCGACGTCGAGGTGGCTCCCGAGGACTGGGAGAAACGGCCCGACGGCGCCGAATATCTGTACCGCACGGGGGTCGTCCTGGTCCGGGACGAGGACCTCACCCGGGTGACCGAGCTGTTCCAGGGAGGGCGCCCGGCCGAGGGTGGGATCGGCGGCGTCACCCGGCTGCTGCTGCCGGACAAGGTTCCGCCGGAGGCGCCGGAGGACCGGTCGCCGACCCAGCGGTTCCTGAAGTACGCCGATCTGCGACTCGGACGCGGCGTGGTCACGCCGGAGCACCTGTTCTATGTGGATCCGAGCGTGAGCCCCTGTCCGGCGACCGAGCCGGAGGAGGTGGCGGCCGGGATCTCACCGGACCCGATGGTGCCGGCGCCGTTCCCGTCCGCGGGCAACGCCGACGGGAGCGGCGTGAAGGTCGTCGTCCTCGACGTCGGCTGGTCGGACGCACCCGCGGCGTACTGGCTCAACGGCGTCACCGGTGACCCGGAGAACGCGTTCGACGGTTCGGGACACATCCGGCCGTACGCCGGGCACGGGACCTTCATCGCCGGGGTCATGCGTGCGATCGCCCGCAACGTGGAGATCGTGGTGAAGAGCTACTTCACCACGGCCGGCGCGATGTGGGAGTTCGATCTCGCCGCGGCACTGGACGAAGTACTCGACCTGGCGCCGGACATCATCAGCCTGTCGGCCGGCACCCGGACCCGGTTCGATCTGCCGCCACTCGGTCTGGATGTGTTCGTCCAGACCCGGCTGAACCGTGTCAACGGCCTCACTCTGGTCGCAGCGGCCGGCAACGAAGCCACCCGGGACTACTTCTGGCCAGCAGCGTTCCCGGAGACCGTCGGCGTCGGCGCGCTCGCGGAGAACGGCCGCGACCGGGCGTCGTTCAGCAACTTCGGCGGCTGGGTCGACGTCTACGCCCCGGGCGAGAACCTGGTGAACGCGTTCCTCACCGGCGACTACGAGTGCACCGAGCCGCCGAACACCGGCCAGTTGCGTTCGTTCGCCGGCATGGCGCGCTGGAGCGGTACGTCGTTCGCGACGCCGCTGGTGGCGGGCCTGATCGCCGGCCGGATGTCGGTCACCGGTGAAAGCGCCAAACAAGCGGCGGATGCGTTGCTCGCCTTCGCGCTGACCCAGCCGGAGCCGGGCGTCGGTCCGGTCCTGCGGGCCGGCGACGCGATCACGTCGATCGGCTAG
- a CDS encoding RNA polymerase sigma factor, whose translation MRDDPTVVDLVTRARDGDKSAWDELVERYAPLVFSVCRRYRLAKPDIDDVGQSVWLRLVEHLPGLREPAALPGWIATTTQRECFRLIRSTSRVEPIDLADSPDVPEQAIAEEEVLRHERRAILRTAFAELSRRCQLLLALLIQDPPAPYDEISRQLQVPIGSIGPNRARCLTRLRQTPALALLAADAPEG comes from the coding sequence ATGCGGGACGATCCGACAGTCGTCGACCTGGTCACCCGGGCCAGGGACGGCGACAAAAGCGCCTGGGACGAACTGGTGGAGCGCTACGCGCCACTGGTCTTTTCGGTGTGCCGACGGTACCGGCTGGCGAAGCCTGATATCGACGATGTCGGACAGAGCGTCTGGCTGCGGCTGGTCGAGCACCTGCCCGGCCTGCGCGAGCCGGCCGCGTTGCCGGGCTGGATCGCGACCACGACGCAGCGCGAATGCTTCCGGCTGATCCGGTCGACCAGCCGGGTCGAGCCGATCGACCTGGCCGACTCGCCCGACGTACCTGAGCAGGCGATCGCCGAAGAGGAAGTACTGCGGCACGAACGCCGGGCGATCCTGCGCACCGCGTTCGCCGAGTTGTCGCGGCGGTGCCAGCTTCTGCTGGCGCTGCTGATCCAGGACCCGCCGGCGCCGTACGACGAGATCAGCCGGCAACTGCAGGTGCCGATCGGGAGCATCGGGCCGAACCGCGCCCGCTGCCTGACCCGTCTGCGGCAGACCCCGGCGCTGGCGTTGCTGGCGGCGGACGCACCCGAGGGCTAG
- a CDS encoding alkaline phosphatase PhoX, whose translation MSVDRRSVLRGAAVGAAGVGFTTVGAVPTLAEAAPASRDGHSPFPQHRPFPPLLDDPKGLLALPAGFKYRVVTQAGETKLKSGHPTPSLHDGTAVFSAGHGRYQLIQNHEISDDNALGVPQIEGTVYDAGVGAAGGCTVIDVDKDGKNLGEWVGISGTLTNCAGGPTPWGTWMTCEETESKANGTTRLKDHGYVFEVWGDGRTAHPVPLKALGRYAHEALAIDEDRTHVYLSEDASGPNGTFYRWSAPRGYKLSSRSYKDLADKDFGTLEALAILGDDGKPIPDVAYLTSAQLLRPFRTAWVPVPDRDGATTSVRKQFTDGQITRGKKFEGVYGTKQGVYVVNSYAESGTADLPADAVPHDGMVWFYNYAARTIQLVTYFPENAAANKGPEAKYDDLNFDSPDNVTVTPWGSLILAEDGQASSHVLSATPGGPTYAIARNMLNDSEFTGPSFSADGKVLFVNIQTPGITLAITGPWRDYLG comes from the coding sequence ATGTCTGTCGATCGTCGTTCCGTCCTCCGTGGGGCCGCCGTGGGTGCGGCCGGAGTCGGTTTCACCACCGTCGGCGCCGTACCGACCCTCGCCGAGGCCGCGCCGGCTTCGCGCGACGGCCACTCGCCGTTCCCGCAGCACCGGCCCTTCCCGCCGCTGCTCGACGACCCGAAGGGGCTGCTCGCGCTGCCGGCCGGGTTCAAGTACCGGGTCGTCACGCAGGCCGGCGAGACCAAGCTGAAGAGCGGTCACCCGACGCCGAGCCTGCACGACGGTACGGCGGTCTTCAGCGCCGGCCACGGCCGCTACCAGCTGATCCAGAACCACGAGATCAGCGACGACAACGCGCTCGGCGTACCGCAGATCGAGGGCACCGTGTACGACGCCGGCGTCGGCGCGGCCGGCGGCTGCACGGTCATCGACGTCGACAAGGACGGCAAGAACCTCGGCGAGTGGGTCGGCATCTCCGGCACGCTGACGAACTGCGCCGGCGGTCCGACCCCGTGGGGCACCTGGATGACGTGCGAGGAGACCGAGAGCAAGGCCAACGGCACCACCCGGCTGAAGGACCACGGCTACGTCTTCGAGGTCTGGGGCGACGGCAGGACCGCGCACCCGGTGCCGCTCAAGGCGCTCGGCCGGTACGCGCACGAGGCGCTCGCGATCGACGAGGACCGCACCCACGTCTACCTGTCCGAGGACGCCTCCGGCCCGAACGGCACCTTCTACCGCTGGTCGGCGCCGCGCGGGTACAAGCTCAGCTCGCGCAGCTACAAGGACCTGGCCGACAAGGACTTCGGCACCCTCGAGGCGCTGGCGATCCTCGGTGACGACGGCAAGCCGATCCCGGACGTCGCGTACCTGACGTCGGCCCAGCTGCTCCGGCCGTTCCGCACCGCGTGGGTGCCGGTGCCGGACCGCGACGGGGCGACGACCTCGGTCCGCAAGCAGTTCACCGACGGCCAGATCACCCGTGGCAAGAAGTTCGAGGGCGTCTACGGCACCAAGCAGGGCGTGTACGTCGTGAACTCGTACGCCGAGTCCGGCACCGCCGACCTGCCCGCCGACGCCGTACCGCACGACGGCATGGTCTGGTTCTACAACTACGCCGCCCGGACCATCCAGCTGGTCACGTACTTCCCCGAGAACGCGGCCGCGAACAAGGGCCCCGAGGCGAAGTACGACGACCTGAACTTCGACAGCCCGGACAACGTCACCGTGACGCCCTGGGGTTCGCTGATCCTGGCCGAGGACGGTCAGGCCAGCAGCCACGTGCTGAGCGCGACGCCGGGCGGACCGACCTACGCCATCGCCCGGAACATGCTGAACGACTCGGAGTTCACCGGCCCGTCGTTCTCCGCGGACGGCAAGGTGCTGTTCGTCAACATCCAGACCCCGGGGATCACGCTGGCCATCACCGGTCCGTGGCGCGACTACCTCGGCTGA
- a CDS encoding VOC family protein, whose amino-acid sequence MTVLDSPIPRFHLAMPVDDLDAARHFYGEVLGLEQGRSSETWIDWNLRGHQFVTHLAPERRQRIHNPVDGHDVPVPHFGLILTVEQFRTFAERLKAAGTEFVIEPYVRFQGQTGEQWTMFFLDPAGNALEFKAFADDSQVFAS is encoded by the coding sequence ATGACCGTTCTCGACTCGCCCATCCCCCGGTTCCATCTCGCGATGCCGGTCGACGACCTCGACGCGGCGCGGCACTTCTACGGCGAGGTCCTCGGCCTCGAGCAGGGCCGCAGCTCGGAGACGTGGATCGACTGGAACCTGCGCGGCCACCAGTTCGTCACCCACCTCGCCCCGGAGCGCCGGCAGCGCATCCACAACCCCGTCGACGGCCACGACGTACCCGTGCCGCACTTCGGTCTGATCCTGACCGTCGAGCAGTTCCGGACCTTCGCCGAGCGGCTGAAGGCGGCCGGCACCGAGTTCGTCATCGAGCCGTACGTACGCTTCCAGGGCCAGACCGGCGAACAGTGGACGATGTTCTTCCTCGACCCGGCCGGGAATGCCCTTGAATTCAAGGCATTCGCCGACGACTCACAGGTGTTCGCCAGCTAA
- a CDS encoding TetR/AcrR family transcriptional regulator: MPVKAGQRLDPEATKARILKAAADVFGRRGIHATGINEVVEAAGASKLTIYKNFGSKEGLVEAVLTDRTQRVRAWHDEAVEQAPPGREQILAVFDLVATWYAEAGFRGCAMMNAATEDRGQDGAPRRLARDHLTFYRELFERLLTKAGARDPRTTARQLVVVLEGATLISAVDQDPGLGAEARAIVETLLAAAL, translated from the coding sequence ATGCCGGTCAAGGCGGGACAGCGGTTGGATCCGGAGGCGACGAAGGCCCGGATCCTGAAGGCGGCGGCGGACGTGTTCGGCCGGCGCGGGATCCATGCGACCGGGATCAACGAGGTGGTCGAGGCCGCGGGTGCGTCGAAGCTGACGATCTACAAGAACTTCGGGTCGAAGGAGGGCCTGGTCGAGGCCGTGCTGACCGACCGCACGCAGCGGGTCCGCGCCTGGCACGACGAGGCGGTCGAACAGGCACCGCCCGGCCGGGAGCAGATCCTGGCCGTCTTCGACCTGGTCGCCACCTGGTACGCCGAGGCCGGGTTCCGCGGCTGCGCGATGATGAACGCGGCCACCGAGGATCGCGGTCAGGACGGCGCGCCACGACGGCTCGCGCGCGACCATCTCACCTTCTACCGCGAGCTCTTCGAGCGGCTGCTGACCAAGGCCGGCGCCCGGGATCCGCGGACCACGGCGCGGCAGTTGGTCGTCGTCCTTGAAGGCGCGACGCTGATCAGCGCGGTCGACCAGGATCCTGGACTCGGCGCGGAGGCTCGGGCGATCGTTGAGACACTGCTCGCCGCGGCGCTCTGA